Within the Enterobacter roggenkampii genome, the region AAGACGAGATCCGCCATGACTGTCGGGTTCGACGTTTGACACAACAAATAACTGATTGATGATGTGACCACCGACCGTCTTTATAAATACTCGGTCAGATACAGCAGGTTGCGATTTACCCAGCTTGCGAAATTCAGCATCGCGCACACCCAGCATCGGGCTGGAGGTGTTAATTTCTGAATCGCCATCAAGGTTTTCAGCAATCTGCGCATAACCACGGTCAAAAATCCCGTTAATTGTAAAAGGAGTACCGTTACGTGGACGGTACTCGTGCTCATCGCCAAAGACATCATGCAGCGGACTCAGAAGATGAGAATCCCAGTCCACGCCCATGTCATTACCCTGTCGTAACTGAAACTGATGGCTGAGAAGCAAGAACTCGCTTACGAAGCACATCAACATCAGCAATAACGCCGGACTGCAGAAGACGCTCAGCATCTTTGCCGGTTACAGGGATGCGCATATTTTCGCGGTACATCTCCCCGTCATGACGAATGCAATTCCCTTTCAACACCACATACTCCTGCGATTCAGTGTCTTCGGATTTTTCGTCACCACCATCGTCATCAACAGACGATTCGGCATCATCTGTTTTGCTCAAAGGCTGTTTTACCTGGGTGTTATCGCCCGCATTCAGGTCGTCAACACTCAGGCCATCTTTGGCAGATCCTTCTGCATTCAGATCATCAGCCAGCCCGGTATTAGGTTGTTTTGCCATATCAGACCACCGTTGCGCAGAGGGATGCATTTACCCGGCTCGGAATAACCAGCGGGGAGGATTGCATCAGGATAAGACGCTGGGCTGGATCTTCTTTCACCCAGGATTTTGGCGCATAGGCCAGCGGACCGTAGTTGAAAGCCGGGTCCAGGATAACGCCAAATGCGCGGGTTCCCATCAGATCGGCCCCACTCATAATGACAGCGCCATCGGGGATCATAGGCTTCTCGACGTTGTCCAGCGGGTCAATAAACCAGTCGT harbors:
- a CDS encoding head-tail joining protein is translated as MGVDWDSHLLSPLHDVFGDEHEYRPRNGTPFTINGIFDRGYAQIAENLDGDSEINTSSPMLGVRDAEFRKLGKSQPAVSDRVFIKTVGGHIINQLFVVSNVEPDSHGGSRLVLNVVKPR